A genomic window from Solidesulfovibrio sp. includes:
- the surE gene encoding 5'/3'-nucleotidase SurE, producing MRILLTNDDGIHAVGIRDLYKGLVAAGHEVLVAAPLSEQSAVGHAITIAMPLRVKEFTENGFHGLGVSGTPADCVKLALTTLCDTKPDLVISGINAGANVGVDILYSGTVSAATEGALMGYPALAVSADDFSPADLTEQGAYVADFIASRPWEAAPPRCVLNLNFPALPLGQAKGLRLCPPTPAVYNDWFVTRQDPRGRNYYWLTGVIPPENLSPETDRAMLTEGHITLTPLRFDFTDRDTMDRLAGRLGARVSG from the coding sequence ATGCGCATCCTGTTGACAAACGACGACGGCATTCATGCCGTGGGCATCCGTGACCTGTACAAGGGCCTGGTCGCGGCCGGGCACGAGGTGCTGGTGGCGGCGCCGCTGTCCGAGCAGTCGGCCGTGGGCCATGCCATCACCATCGCCATGCCGCTTCGGGTCAAGGAATTCACGGAAAACGGTTTCCATGGCCTGGGGGTGTCCGGCACGCCGGCCGACTGCGTCAAGCTCGCTTTGACCACCCTGTGCGACACCAAGCCCGACCTGGTGATTTCCGGCATCAACGCCGGGGCCAACGTGGGCGTGGACATCCTCTATTCGGGCACGGTTTCCGCCGCCACCGAAGGGGCGCTCATGGGCTATCCGGCCCTGGCCGTATCGGCCGACGACTTTTCGCCCGCGGACCTCACCGAACAGGGCGCCTACGTGGCCGATTTCATCGCTTCCCGGCCCTGGGAGGCGGCGCCGCCGCGTTGCGTGCTCAACCTCAATTTCCCGGCCCTGCCCCTGGGGCAGGCCAAGGGCTTGCGCCTGTGCCCGCCCACGCCCGCCGTCTACAACGACTGGTTCGTCACGCGTCAGGACCCGCGCGGGCGCAACTACTATTGGCTGACCGGCGTCATCCCGCCGGAGAACCTTTCGCCGGAGACGGACCGGGCCATGCTGACCGAAGGCCACATCACCCTGACACCGCTTCGTTTCGACTTCACGGACCGCGACACCATGGACCGGCTGGCCGGGCGGCTGGGCGCCCGGGTCTCGGGGTAA
- a CDS encoding diguanylate cyclase, which produces MNILIVDDSDSSRLLLSTILKGAGYVEPLCAGSAGEALALLDERCRKHDVPDVDLVLMDVVMPDMDGIDATRLIKADARLRDIPIIIVTVKDDAASLERAFEAGAMDFLAKPVNSMELRARVRSALKLKEEMDQRKARERELEALTRKFEQLSNQDGLTGVPNRRCFEDVFRKEWLRSRREGAALSALMIDIDCFKDYNDTYGHLQGDLCLRQVAECIVAALKRPGDFVARYGGEEFVALLPGTDLAGALSIAGLIRSNLRGAGIEHASSNVADVVTVSIGISGVVPNMDIEPEALLAASDAALYQAKSAGRNRVEVRPAA; this is translated from the coding sequence ATGAACATCCTGATCGTGGACGATTCCGACTCCTCGCGTTTGCTGCTGTCCACCATCCTCAAGGGGGCCGGCTACGTGGAGCCCTTGTGCGCCGGATCGGCCGGGGAGGCCCTGGCCCTGCTCGACGAGCGCTGCCGCAAGCACGACGTCCCGGACGTGGACCTGGTGCTCATGGACGTGGTCATGCCGGACATGGACGGCATCGACGCCACGCGGCTGATCAAGGCCGACGCGCGGCTTCGCGACATCCCCATCATCATCGTCACGGTGAAAGACGACGCCGCGAGCCTCGAGCGCGCCTTCGAGGCCGGGGCCATGGATTTTCTGGCCAAGCCGGTCAACAGCATGGAGCTGCGGGCCAGGGTCCGCTCGGCGCTTAAGCTCAAGGAAGAGATGGACCAGCGCAAGGCCCGGGAGCGGGAGCTCGAGGCGCTCACGCGCAAGTTCGAGCAGCTCTCCAACCAGGACGGCCTGACCGGCGTGCCCAACCGGCGCTGTTTCGAGGACGTTTTTCGCAAGGAATGGCTGCGTTCGCGCCGCGAGGGCGCGGCGCTTTCGGCCCTGATGATCGATATCGACTGCTTCAAGGACTACAACGACACCTACGGGCACCTGCAGGGCGATCTGTGCCTGCGCCAGGTGGCCGAGTGCATCGTGGCGGCGCTCAAGCGCCCCGGGGATTTCGTGGCCCGCTACGGCGGCGAGGAGTTCGTGGCCCTGCTGCCGGGCACGGACCTGGCCGGGGCGCTGTCCATCGCCGGGCTCATCCGTTCCAACCTGCGCGGGGCCGGCATCGAGCACGCCAGCTCCAACGTGGCCGACGTGGTCACGGTCTCCATCGGCATTTCGGGCGTGGTGCCCAACATGGACATCGAGCCCGAGGCCCTGCTCGCCGCCTCGGACGCCGCCCTCTACCAGGCCAAGAGCGCCGGCCGCAACCGCGTCGAGGTCCGCCCGGCAGCCTGA
- the motA gene encoding flagellar motor stator protein MotA produces MFAIIGIIIVIGCILAGFILEKGNFDLLISAAPPEMLMILGGALGQLVISSPKDVLGATFKGALSVFGAMMTSKAYYLELLTTLSGLYMKIRREGLVAIEKDVERPAESPIFSNFAKNKKNHEVLAFICDTMRIFSTVNIEAHEFESIMEADIEATVHEALIPAHSISKTSDALPGLGIVACVLGVVITMGKINEPAEVLGHSIGAALVGTFLGVLAAYGFVAPIATNIEHRAKETESILLVAKASLTAFVGGNPPPVALEAGRRAIPIHKRPTFEELEQAIKASKGK; encoded by the coding sequence ATGTTCGCGATCATCGGCATCATCATCGTCATCGGCTGCATCCTGGCGGGTTTCATCCTGGAAAAGGGCAACTTCGACCTGCTCATTTCCGCCGCCCCCCCGGAAATGCTCATGATCCTCGGCGGCGCGCTGGGCCAGCTGGTCATCAGTTCGCCCAAGGACGTGCTCGGCGCCACCTTCAAGGGCGCGCTGTCGGTTTTCGGCGCCATGATGACGAGCAAGGCCTACTACCTGGAGCTGCTCACCACGCTGTCCGGCCTGTACATGAAGATCCGCCGCGAGGGGCTGGTGGCCATCGAAAAGGACGTGGAGCGGCCGGCCGAGAGCCCGATTTTCAGCAACTTCGCCAAGAACAAGAAAAACCACGAAGTCCTGGCCTTCATCTGCGACACCATGCGCATCTTCTCCACGGTCAACATCGAGGCCCACGAGTTCGAGTCCATCATGGAGGCGGACATCGAGGCCACGGTGCACGAGGCCCTCATCCCGGCCCACTCCATCTCCAAGACGTCCGACGCCCTGCCGGGCCTTGGCATCGTGGCCTGCGTGCTTGGCGTCGTCATCACCATGGGCAAGATCAACGAGCCGGCCGAGGTGCTCGGCCACAGCATCGGCGCGGCTCTGGTCGGCACGTTCCTGGGCGTCCTGGCCGCCTACGGCTTCGTGGCGCCCATCGCCACCAACATCGAGCACCGGGCCAAGGAAACCGAGTCCATCCTGCTCGTGGCCAAGGCGTCGCTGACGGCCTTCGTCGGCGGCAACCCGCCGCCCGTGGCCCTGGAGGCCGGCCGCCGGGCCATCCCCATCCACAAGCGCCCCACCTTCGAGGAACTCGAACAGGCCATCAAGGCCAGCAAGGGCAAGTAG
- a CDS encoding flagellar motor protein MotB gives MAEQGHKANIIIKRVKKVAGGAHGGSWKVAYADLVTAMMAFFLLMWLLNMTPQEKKEQLAAYFNDFSLFQNPGPSAQLLDTGGLGPPGAIVGSQDERPDVAIDRGGKEPTGGKGQGTGDLDGGRRPDAKAAAEAKAQAQAQAAAEAQAKALEQQVESALEKAVPELAGQVSVSREKDRVRIEIMDKSDRPLFDLGGVTPTPEAQRILAAVTDVIRKEGVKVAIEGHTDAYRYSGTYTNWDLSVGRALAARRLMLQQGLSPDQVAAVTGFADTRPYVPGNLYDPRNRRISLLLYRPAKAGEKPADGSGGAGGPGNVVTPKTPDVGDVLEQQINNLYDRSTEGQF, from the coding sequence ATGGCCGAACAGGGGCATAAAGCCAACATCATCATCAAACGAGTCAAGAAGGTCGCCGGCGGCGCCCACGGCGGCTCGTGGAAGGTCGCCTACGCCGACCTGGTCACGGCCATGATGGCCTTTTTCCTGCTGATGTGGCTTTTAAACATGACCCCCCAGGAAAAAAAGGAACAGCTCGCCGCCTATTTCAACGACTTCAGCCTCTTCCAGAACCCCGGCCCCTCGGCCCAGCTCCTCGACACCGGGGGCCTGGGACCGCCCGGCGCCATCGTCGGCAGCCAGGACGAACGCCCCGACGTGGCCATCGACCGGGGCGGCAAGGAGCCCACCGGCGGCAAGGGCCAGGGGACGGGCGACCTCGACGGCGGCCGCCGGCCCGACGCCAAGGCGGCGGCCGAGGCCAAGGCCCAGGCCCAGGCCCAGGCGGCGGCCGAGGCCCAGGCCAAGGCCCTGGAACAGCAGGTCGAGTCCGCCCTGGAAAAGGCCGTGCCCGAACTGGCCGGCCAGGTGTCCGTCAGCCGGGAAAAGGACCGGGTGCGCATCGAGATCATGGACAAGTCCGACCGGCCGCTGTTCGACCTCGGCGGCGTGACCCCCACCCCCGAAGCCCAGCGCATCCTGGCCGCCGTCACCGACGTCATCCGCAAGGAAGGCGTCAAGGTGGCCATCGAGGGCCACACCGACGCCTACCGCTATTCCGGCACCTACACCAACTGGGACCTCTCCGTCGGCCGGGCCCTGGCCGCCCGGCGACTGATGCTCCAGCAGGGCCTTTCCCCGGACCAGGTGGCCGCGGTGACGGGCTTCGCCGACACCCGGCCCTACGTCCCCGGCAACCTCTACGACCCGCGAAACCGGCGCATCAGCCTGCTGCTCTACCGCCCGGCCAAGGCCGGGGAAAAGCCGGCCGACGGCAGCGGCGGCGCGGGCGGCCCCGGCAACGTGGTCACGCCCAAGACGCCGGATGTGGGCGATGTCCTGGAACAGCAGATCAACAACCTCTACGACCGGTCGACCGAGGGGCAGTTCTAG
- the rpmA gene encoding 50S ribosomal protein L27: MAHKKAGGSSRNGRDSAGQRRGVKRFGGQAVLAGNILVRQLGTKFHPGEGVGMGRDYTLFALVDGVVKFEKYLRNKKVKTRVLVLPTAAGSETTQ; this comes from the coding sequence ATGGCACATAAAAAAGCGGGCGGCAGCTCCAGAAACGGCCGCGACAGCGCCGGGCAACGGCGCGGCGTCAAGCGTTTCGGCGGCCAGGCCGTCCTGGCCGGCAACATCCTCGTGCGCCAGCTCGGCACCAAGTTCCACCCCGGCGAGGGCGTGGGCATGGGCCGCGACTACACGCTGTTCGCCCTGGTCGACGGCGTGGTCAAATTCGAGAAGTACCTGCGCAACAAGAAGGTCAAGACCCGCGTCCTGGTCCTGCCGACCGCGGCCGGTTCCGAAACCACCCAGTAG
- the rplU gene encoding 50S ribosomal protein L21, with amino-acid sequence MYAIVLAGGKQYKVQEGATITVDLLSAEAGASYVIDKVLLVGGPEVKVGAPYVPGATVTCEVAGHVKGKKIVVFHKRRRQDSHKKQGHRQSYTQLKVTSIQA; translated from the coding sequence ATGTACGCAATCGTTTTGGCTGGCGGCAAGCAATACAAGGTCCAGGAAGGGGCCACCATCACCGTGGACCTTCTTTCCGCCGAAGCCGGCGCGTCATACGTGATCGACAAGGTGCTGCTCGTGGGCGGCCCCGAGGTCAAGGTGGGCGCGCCCTACGTTCCCGGCGCCACCGTGACCTGTGAAGTGGCCGGCCACGTCAAAGGCAAGAAGATCGTGGTCTTCCACAAACGCCGGCGGCAGGATTCGCACAAAAAGCAGGGCCATCGCCAGAGCTACACCCAGCTCAAGGTCACCTCGATCCAGGCCTAG
- a CDS encoding PHP domain-containing protein, which translates to MALIDLHTHTTASDGSLSPAALVDLAAARGLAAVAITDHDTLAGLPEARAAGAVRGIDVVAGVELSVADGDRGVHLLGLFLPDREGPLAEALAYLRERRHTRNRRILDKLRELGVPVEYKAVTALAKGAVGRPHIAQALLDMGVVTSFKEAFTRYLGVHGRAYVPKDKLSLARAVALIHDEGGLTSLAHPYILGLAGPALAEAVSRYRDAGLDAIEALYTEHSQAQTLEYLALARRFGLAVSGGSDFHGAAKPDVDIGRGRGNLRVDIGVLDVLRARRRKRELAGDGEKGLDPLGRPV; encoded by the coding sequence ATGGCGCTCATCGACCTGCACACCCACACCACGGCCTCGGACGGCAGCCTCTCCCCGGCCGCACTGGTGGACCTGGCCGCGGCCAGGGGCCTGGCCGCCGTGGCCATCACCGACCACGACACCCTGGCCGGCCTGCCCGAGGCCCGGGCCGCCGGGGCGGTCCGCGGCATCGACGTGGTGGCCGGCGTGGAACTGTCCGTGGCCGACGGCGACCGGGGCGTGCACCTGCTCGGGCTTTTTCTGCCCGACCGGGAAGGCCCCCTGGCCGAAGCCCTGGCCTATCTGCGCGAACGCCGCCACACCCGCAACCGGCGCATCCTCGACAAGCTGCGCGAACTCGGCGTCCCCGTGGAATATAAGGCCGTCACCGCCCTTGCCAAGGGGGCGGTGGGCCGGCCGCACATCGCCCAGGCGCTTTTGGACATGGGCGTGGTCACGAGCTTCAAGGAGGCCTTCACCCGCTACCTGGGCGTCCACGGCCGGGCCTACGTGCCCAAGGACAAGCTGTCGCTGGCCCGGGCCGTGGCACTCATCCACGACGAGGGCGGCCTGACCTCCCTGGCCCACCCCTACATCCTGGGCCTGGCCGGCCCGGCCCTGGCCGAGGCCGTGAGCCGCTACCGCGACGCCGGCCTCGACGCCATCGAGGCCCTGTACACCGAACACTCCCAGGCCCAGACCCTGGAATACCTGGCCCTGGCCCGGCGGTTCGGCCTGGCCGTGTCCGGCGGCTCGGACTTCCACGGCGCGGCCAAGCCCGACGTGGACATCGGCCGGGGACGCGGCAACCTGCGGGTGGACATCGGCGTGCTCGATGTGCTGCGGGCCAGGCGCCGCAAGCGGGAACTGGCCGGCGACGGCGAGAAAGGGCTTGACCCGCTCGGCCGGCCGGTGTAA
- a CDS encoding Trm112 family protein translates to MTIHPDLLAILACPKCKGELTPPAAGEGLACPACGVVYPVREDIPIMLVEEAVPAADWEAGKRSVKD, encoded by the coding sequence GTGACCATCCATCCCGATTTGCTCGCCATCCTGGCCTGTCCCAAATGCAAAGGCGAACTGACCCCGCCCGCCGCCGGCGAGGGGCTGGCCTGCCCGGCCTGCGGCGTGGTCTATCCCGTGCGCGAGGACATCCCCATCATGCTCGTGGAAGAGGCCGTGCCCGCCGCCGACTGGGAAGCCGGCAAGCGTTCGGTCAAGGACTAG
- a CDS encoding Hsp20/alpha crystallin family protein has product MAKLHWTPWMALSELAQDAEHLLAETDRAFEAGYAWQPVADVLETAADFRLTLELPGVAREDVHLEANGRVLVVSGVRRLCKEPGGVYQALERSHGPFARRFDLPKGVSRAEITAVMKDGLLVVIVPKIRPERLRRRIPIS; this is encoded by the coding sequence ATGGCCAAGCTGCATTGGACGCCGTGGATGGCGCTCTCGGAACTGGCCCAGGATGCCGAGCACCTGCTGGCCGAAACGGACCGGGCCTTTGAGGCCGGGTATGCCTGGCAGCCGGTGGCCGATGTCCTGGAAACGGCGGCGGATTTCCGCCTGACCCTGGAACTGCCGGGCGTGGCCCGGGAGGATGTCCACCTGGAGGCCAACGGCCGCGTGCTGGTGGTGTCCGGGGTGCGGCGCCTGTGCAAGGAGCCGGGCGGCGTGTACCAGGCCCTGGAGCGCTCCCACGGCCCCTTCGCCCGCCGTTTCGACCTGCCCAAGGGCGTGTCCCGGGCCGAGATCACGGCCGTGATGAAGGACGGCCTGCTCGTCGTGATCGTGCCCAAGATCCGGCCCGAACGCCTGCGCCGCCGCATCCCCATCAGTTGA
- a CDS encoding trypsin-like peptidase domain-containing protein codes for MRRLGPCLFVFWLVLSCLPSASLAAAGREARTTPVVTAVRAVAPAVVNITSARTVDRRAGRGPFFEDEFFRQFFGPGFGPGSVEPRRETQESLGSGVIIDGQKGLVLTNAHVIAGGTSVTARLLDGRELEASLVGSDPDFDLAVLRLDSGGKALPQAAMGDSGDIMIGETVIAIGNPFGYTNTVTTGVVSAVGRSLKHEGGAYADLIQTDAAINPGNSGGPLVNLAGEVIGINMAIRAEAQGIGFAIPVNKARRVVAQIVGGGGVTPAWLGLSGQDVDARAARYFGLDRPRGVLVTEVVPGSAAERAGLRPGDLLLSAGGTDLDDKDQYLGVLRTSTVGEPIPLVVRRGKAEERLSAVPTAFGDREAAEVAGRRWGVSVAFSRGGVTVAGVVPQSPAARLGLKAGDVLVQIGGEKLAGQKEFTRAVYLSRMHRTVLVMIERGGRGYYARMAVD; via the coding sequence ATGCGACGTCTTGGCCCGTGCTTGTTTGTTTTTTGGCTCGTGCTGTCCTGCCTGCCGTCGGCGAGCCTTGCCGCCGCCGGGCGCGAGGCGCGCACCACGCCCGTGGTCACGGCCGTGCGGGCCGTGGCCCCGGCCGTGGTCAACATCACCTCGGCCCGCACCGTGGACCGGCGGGCCGGCCGGGGGCCCTTTTTCGAGGACGAATTCTTCCGCCAGTTCTTCGGCCCGGGCTTTGGCCCCGGTTCCGTGGAGCCCCGGCGCGAGACCCAGGAGAGCCTGGGCTCGGGCGTCATCATCGACGGCCAGAAAGGCTTGGTGCTCACCAACGCCCACGTCATCGCCGGCGGCACCTCCGTCACGGCCCGGCTCCTGGACGGCCGGGAACTCGAAGCCAGCCTGGTCGGCTCGGACCCGGACTTCGACCTGGCCGTGCTGCGCCTGGACAGCGGCGGCAAGGCCCTGCCCCAGGCGGCCATGGGCGATTCCGGCGACATCATGATCGGCGAGACCGTCATCGCCATCGGCAACCCCTTCGGCTACACCAACACCGTGACCACCGGCGTGGTCTCGGCCGTGGGCCGGTCCCTCAAGCACGAGGGCGGCGCCTACGCCGACCTGATCCAGACCGACGCGGCGATCAACCCCGGCAACAGCGGCGGCCCGCTGGTCAACCTGGCCGGCGAGGTCATCGGCATCAACATGGCCATCCGGGCCGAGGCGCAAGGCATCGGCTTCGCCATTCCCGTCAACAAGGCCCGCCGGGTGGTGGCGCAGATCGTGGGCGGCGGCGGGGTGACCCCGGCCTGGTTGGGGCTTTCCGGCCAGGACGTGGACGCGCGCGCGGCCCGCTATTTCGGCCTGGACCGGCCGCGCGGGGTGCTGGTGACCGAGGTGGTGCCGGGGTCGGCCGCCGAGCGGGCCGGGCTGCGGCCCGGGGACCTGCTCCTTTCGGCCGGCGGCACGGACCTCGACGACAAGGACCAGTATCTGGGGGTGCTGCGCACCTCGACCGTGGGCGAGCCGATCCCCCTGGTCGTCCGCCGGGGCAAGGCCGAGGAGCGGCTTTCCGCCGTACCGACGGCCTTCGGCGACCGCGAGGCGGCCGAGGTGGCCGGCCGGCGCTGGGGGGTCAGCGTGGCCTTTTCCCGGGGCGGGGTGACCGTGGCCGGGGTGGTGCCGCAATCGCCGGCGGCCCGGCTCGGGCTCAAGGCCGGCGACGTGCTGGTCCAGATCGGCGGCGAGAAGCTCGCCGGCCAGAAGGAATTCACCCGGGCCGTGTACTTAAGCCGCATGCACCGCACGGTGCTGGTCATGATCGAGCGCGGCGGCCGGGGCTACTACGCCCGCATGGCCGTGGATTAG